A region from the Vicia villosa cultivar HV-30 ecotype Madison, WI linkage group LG3, Vvil1.0, whole genome shotgun sequence genome encodes:
- the LOC131656123 gene encoding WUSCHEL-related homeobox 7-like has protein sequence MDESIMSGFCIRSGSCVRSGSTTTTGTKCGRWNPTNEQVKILTELFSSGLRTPSTDQIQKISTQLSFYGKIESKNVFYWFQNHKARERQKRRRKVSSSDDDDRRENTTSRNSSSQNFAQLYQVSEPKRVIETLELFPLNSFGESGSKNLRNYTNECRDNNHNNNMCSYTMREQMDHPPLDLCLSFM, from the exons ATGGATGAGAGCATCATGTCAGGCTTTTGTATTAGAAGTGGAAGCTGTGTTCGTAGTGGCAGTACTACTACTACTGGCACAAAATGTGGGCGTTGGAATCCAACTAACGAACAAGTTAAGATTCTGACTGAACTTTTCAGTTCAGGACTTCGTACTCCAAGCACTGATCAGATTCAGAAAATCTCTACTCAGCTTAGTTTTTATGGCAAGATTGAGAgcaaaaatgttttctattggtTTCAAAATCATAAGGCTAGGGAAAGACAGAAGCGCCGTCGGAAGGTTTCGTCCTCGGATGATGATGATCGTCGAGAAAATACTACGTCTAGAAATTCTTCTTCACAAA ATTTTGCTCAGCTATATCAGGTTTCCGAGCCTAAGAGGGTGATTGAGACACTTGAGCTTTTTCCATTGAACTCATTTGGTGAATCAGGATCAAAGAATTTGAGGAACTATACAAATGAATGCAGggataataatcataataataatatgtgTTCATACACAATGAGGGAACAAATGGATCATCCACCATTAGATCTTTGTTTAAGTTTTATGTAA